CTGAGCTTTGAAGCTGAACTCAATCACATGTGGGAGCTGGCTTGCCTGCGATGGCATCGACTCGGTGTACCTGCTCGACCGAGGTGTCTGCATCGCAGGCAAGCCAGCTCCCACAGAAAAGCAGAGCACAGTGGTCTGGCGGCCAAACTCGGTCTAATTTGTGGGAGCGGGCTTGCTCGCTCCCACATTTTGGATCTCAGTAAATCAGGTAGATGGGCTTTTGCCCTGCTCTTGCTGTGCTTTTGCTTCTACCACTCAGGTCGGCTACTAGGCCGCCGTGCTCTTGCTTTTGATTTTGATCTTAGGCGCCCCATCAACCACGCTGGCCGAACGCAGGCTTGAATCCGTGGGTAACCCGGCAGGACGCCGGGTTAGCCGCACTGGGCCAGGGATGGCCCATTGCGGCGGCCCACGGATTCAAGCCGGAGTGAGGGCACACCGAAGCGTGAGCGAGGTGCCGAGTGGTGGGGCGAGGACTTTTTGGTTACCTTTTTGGTCCCTCAAAAAGTGACCCGCTGTAAGAGCGGAACCCTAAGCCGCCGTTACCGCAGGAATGGATATGTACTCAGTCTGATCCAGCCCCCTGGTCGGCTATCAGGCCGCCACCGTAGGCAGCCAGCTCCCACAGAAAAGCAGATCAGCGCCCAACAGCAGTGCGCCACACCCGCGCAATATCCGCCGCGCGTTCGCGCAATAGACGTGGCGCTTCGTTGCAGGCCTGTTCCAGACTCATCGGCCCCGAGGGCAAGGCAAAGGCCGCGCTCACGCCGTGGGCGTACATGTGCTCGTAGCCGTCGCCCAAAGTGCCGGCGATCACGATGACGGGAACACCGTGCTGCCGGGCAATGCGCGCCACGCCAAATGGGGTTTTGCCGCGCAACGTCTGGGCGTCGAAACGCCCTTCGCCAGTGATCACCAAGTCGGCGCCCTGCACCGCTTCGTCAAGCCCGACCAGTTCAGCGACCACCTCAACCCCCGCGCGAAACTGCGCGCCGAGGAAGGCCTTGGCAGCAAAGCCCAAGCCGCCGGCTGCGCCGCTACCGGGTTCGTCGCGTACGTCTTTGGGCAACACCTTGGCGCAGTGATCGGCAAAGTGCCCGAGCGCTGCGTCCAGCTGCTCGACCTGCTGCGGGTTGGCGCCTTTTTGCGGGCCGAAGATCGCCGAGGCGCCGTGCGGGCCGCACAACGGGTTGTTCACGTCGGCGGCGATTTCAAAACGTACCTGGGACAGGCGCGGGTCCAGGTGCTCCAGGCTGATGCGGGCCAGGCGTGCCAAGGCCAGGCCGCCGGGTGCGAGTACGTGGTCCTGGGCATCAAACAATTGCACGCCAAGCGCCTGCATCGCACCTGCGCCTCCGTCATTAGTGGCGCTGCCGCCAATGGCCAGGATGATGCGCTGCGCGCCCGCATCCAGGGCGGCGCGAATCAGTTCGCCGGTGCCGTAGGTGCTGCTGGAGCAAGCGTCGCGCTGCCCCGGCGGCACCAATTGCAAACCACTGGCCTCGGCCATTTCGATAAGGGCGGTATGGCTGTCGGCCAACCACCCCCAGCGCGCCTCGACGGCGCCGCCCAAGGGGCTTTGCACGGTTTGGCGGCGCAGTTCGCCATTGCACGCAGCGAGTACCGCATCCACCGTCCCTTCACCGCCATCCGCCATCGGGCACTGGACCAATTGCGCGTCCGGCCACACATGGCCCAACCCGTCGGCAATCGCCTGGGCGACGCCTTCGGCACTCAGGCTGTCCTTGAACGAGTCGGGGGCGATGATGATTTTCATGGGCTTTCTCCGGTTTTTATAACGCCCATGCTGCCAGTTGGCCGCGGCAATGACGCCGGTCCGATGCACAAGTGTGGGTGAGGTTTGTTGTTCATTCCGACAAAGCCTGGGGCAGCAGCTGTACGCCGAGGTACAGGGCGAGCATGCCATCCAGGGTCAGCGGGTCGACACCGCTGAGTTCGGCAATGCGCTCCATGCGATAGCGCAGGCTGTTGCGGTGGATGCCCAATGCGTCTGCGCAGGCCTGGCTTTGGCCGTCGTGCTC
The sequence above is a segment of the Pseudomonas sp. R76 genome. Coding sequences within it:
- a CDS encoding glycerate kinase, translated to MKIIIAPDSFKDSLSAEGVAQAIADGLGHVWPDAQLVQCPMADGGEGTVDAVLAACNGELRRQTVQSPLGGAVEARWGWLADSHTALIEMAEASGLQLVPPGQRDACSSSTYGTGELIRAALDAGAQRIILAIGGSATNDGGAGAMQALGVQLFDAQDHVLAPGGLALARLARISLEHLDPRLSQVRFEIAADVNNPLCGPHGASAIFGPQKGANPQQVEQLDAALGHFADHCAKVLPKDVRDEPGSGAAGGLGFAAKAFLGAQFRAGVEVVAELVGLDEAVQGADLVITGEGRFDAQTLRGKTPFGVARIARQHGVPVIVIAGTLGDGYEHMYAHGVSAAFALPSGPMSLEQACNEAPRLLRERAADIARVWRTAVGR